A single region of the Apodemus sylvaticus chromosome 7, mApoSyl1.1, whole genome shotgun sequence genome encodes:
- the Clk3 gene encoding dual specificity protein kinase CLK3 isoform X1 — protein MPVLSARRKWLASTAGPRRGSGPSLAVRWVPTLGPEPASDRGRGRAPMRPRGPMCTTARRGAGRGPRMLPGPPGRDLHRCGPDPGRAGQSPRVYELGARAVRPLGRVEPGPPTAASREGAVLPRAEARAGSGRGARSGEWGLAAAGAWETMHHCKRYRSPEPDPYLSYRWKRRRSYSREHEGRLRYPSRREPPPRRSRSRSHDRIPYQRRYREHRDSDTYRCEERSPSFGEDCYGSSRSRHRRRSRERGPYRTRKHAHHCHKRRTRSCSSASSRSQQSSKRSSRSVEDDKEGHLVCRIGDWLQERYEIVGNLGEGTFGKVVECLDHARGKSQVALKIIRNVGKYREAARLEINVLKKIKEKDKENKFLCVLMSDWFNFHGHMCIAFELLGKNTFEFLKENNFQPYPLPHVRHMAYQLCHALRFLHENQLTHTDLKPENILFVNSEFETLYNEHKSCEEKSVKNTSIRVADFGSATFDHEHHTTIVATRHYRPPEVILELGWAQPCDVWSIGCILFEYYRGFTLFQTHENREHLVMMEKILGPIPSHMIHRTRKQKYFYKGGLVWDENSSDGRYVKENCKPLKSYMLQDSLEHVQLFDLMRRMLEFDPAQRITLAEALLHPFFAGLTPEERSFHSSRNPSR, from the exons ATGCCGGTCCTTTCCGCGCGCAGGAAGTGGCTGGCGAGCACAGCCGGGCCGCGGCGGGGAAGCGGCCCCAGCCTGGCAGTTCGGTGGGTTCCGACTTTAGGCCCAGAGCCGGCCTCAGACCGCGGTCGCGGCCGCGCACCGATGCGGCCTCGGGGGCCTATGTGCACCACAGCACGGAGAGGGGCAGGCCGCGGCCCGAGGATGCTCCCGGGACCTCCGGGAAGAGACCTCCACCGATGCGGCCCGGACCCTGGCAGGGCAGGCCAGTCTCCCAGAGTCTACGAGTTAGGGGCTAGAGCGGTCAGGCCTCTGGGCCGGGTCGAGCCCGGGCCGCCGACGGCTGCGTCACGCGAGGGGGCGGTGCTGCCACGGGCGGAGGCCAGAGCCGGAAGCGGAAGAGGCGCTCGGAGTGGGGAGTGGGGCCTAGCCGCAGCCGGAGCCTGGGAGACG ATGCATCACTGTAAGCGATACCGTTCCCCAGAGCCAGACCCATACCTGAGCTACCGCTGGAAGAGGAGGCGGTCTTACAGTCGGGAGCACGAAGGTCGACTGCGATACCCATCCCGAAGGGAGCCTCCCCCTCGGAGATCACGGTCCAGAAG CCATGATCGTATACCCTACCAGCGGAGGTACCGGGAGCACCGTGACAGCGATACATACCGGTGTGAAGAGCGGAGCCCATCCTTTGGGGAGGACTGCTATGGGTCTTCACGTTCTCGACATCGGAGACGGTCACGAGAGAGGGGGCCATACCGTACCCGCAAGCATGCCCACCACTGTCACAAACGCCGAACCAGGTCTTGTAGCAGCGCCTCCTCG AGAAGCCAACAGAGCAGTAAGCGCAGCAGCCGGAGTGTGGAAGATGACAAGGAGGGCCACCTGGTGTGCCGGATCGGCGATTGGCTCCAAGAGCGAT ATGAGATCGTGGGGAACCTGGGTGAAGGCACCTTTGGCAAGGTGGTGGAGTGCTTGGACCATGCCAG AGGGAAGTCACAGGTTGCCCTGAAGATCATCCGTAATGTGGGCAAGTACCGGGAGGCTGCTCGTCTAGAAATTAATGTTCTCAAGAAAATcaaggaaaaagacaaagaaaataaatt TCTCTGTGTCCTGATGTCTGACTGGTTCAACTTCCATGGTCATATGTGCATCGCCTTTGAACTCCTGGGCAAGAACACCTTTGAGTTCCTGAAGGAGAACAACTTCCAGCCTTATCCCCTACCACATGTCCGGCACATGGCCTACCAGCTCTGCCATGCCCTTAGAT TTCTACATGAGAACCAGCTGACCCACACAGACTTGAAGCCAGAGAACATCCTGTTTGTgaattctgagtttgaaaccCTCTACAATGAGCACAAG AGCTGCGAGGAGAAGTCAGTGAAGAACACCAGCATCCGAGTGGCAGATTTTGGCAGTGCCACATTTGACCATGAACATCACACCACCATTGTGGCCACCCGTCACTACCGCCCACCTGAGGTGATCCTCG AGCTGGGCTGGGCACAGCCCTGTGATGTCTGGAGTATTGGCTGCATTCTCTTTGAGTACTACCGTGGCTTTACACTCTTCCAG ACCCATGAAAATAGAGAACACTTGGTTATGATGGAGAAGATCCTAGGACCTATCCCATCACACATGATCCACCGTACCAG GAAGCAGAAATATTTCTACAAAGGGGGCCTGGTTTGGGATGAGAACAGCTCTGATGGGCGGTATGTGAAGGAGAACTGCAAACCTCTGAAG AGTTACATGCTCCAGGACTCCCTGGAGCATGTGCAGCTGTTTGACCTGATGAGGAGGATGTTAGAGTTCGACCCTGCTCAGCGCATCACATTGGCAGAAGCCTTGCTGCACCCCTTCTTTGCTGGTCTGACCCCTGAGGAGCGGTCCTTCCACAGCAGCCGTAACCCCAGCAGATGA
- the Clk3 gene encoding dual specificity protein kinase CLK3 isoform X2, protein MHHCKRYRSPEPDPYLSYRWKRRRSYSREHEGRLRYPSRREPPPRRSRSRSHDRIPYQRRYREHRDSDTYRCEERSPSFGEDCYGSSRSRHRRRSRERGPYRTRKHAHHCHKRRTRSCSSASSRSQQSSKRSSRSVEDDKEGHLVCRIGDWLQERYEIVGNLGEGTFGKVVECLDHARGKSQVALKIIRNVGKYREAARLEINVLKKIKEKDKENKFLCVLMSDWFNFHGHMCIAFELLGKNTFEFLKENNFQPYPLPHVRHMAYQLCHALRFLHENQLTHTDLKPENILFVNSEFETLYNEHKSCEEKSVKNTSIRVADFGSATFDHEHHTTIVATRHYRPPEVILELGWAQPCDVWSIGCILFEYYRGFTLFQTHENREHLVMMEKILGPIPSHMIHRTRKQKYFYKGGLVWDENSSDGRYVKENCKPLKSYMLQDSLEHVQLFDLMRRMLEFDPAQRITLAEALLHPFFAGLTPEERSFHSSRNPSR, encoded by the exons ATGCATCACTGTAAGCGATACCGTTCCCCAGAGCCAGACCCATACCTGAGCTACCGCTGGAAGAGGAGGCGGTCTTACAGTCGGGAGCACGAAGGTCGACTGCGATACCCATCCCGAAGGGAGCCTCCCCCTCGGAGATCACGGTCCAGAAG CCATGATCGTATACCCTACCAGCGGAGGTACCGGGAGCACCGTGACAGCGATACATACCGGTGTGAAGAGCGGAGCCCATCCTTTGGGGAGGACTGCTATGGGTCTTCACGTTCTCGACATCGGAGACGGTCACGAGAGAGGGGGCCATACCGTACCCGCAAGCATGCCCACCACTGTCACAAACGCCGAACCAGGTCTTGTAGCAGCGCCTCCTCG AGAAGCCAACAGAGCAGTAAGCGCAGCAGCCGGAGTGTGGAAGATGACAAGGAGGGCCACCTGGTGTGCCGGATCGGCGATTGGCTCCAAGAGCGAT ATGAGATCGTGGGGAACCTGGGTGAAGGCACCTTTGGCAAGGTGGTGGAGTGCTTGGACCATGCCAG AGGGAAGTCACAGGTTGCCCTGAAGATCATCCGTAATGTGGGCAAGTACCGGGAGGCTGCTCGTCTAGAAATTAATGTTCTCAAGAAAATcaaggaaaaagacaaagaaaataaatt TCTCTGTGTCCTGATGTCTGACTGGTTCAACTTCCATGGTCATATGTGCATCGCCTTTGAACTCCTGGGCAAGAACACCTTTGAGTTCCTGAAGGAGAACAACTTCCAGCCTTATCCCCTACCACATGTCCGGCACATGGCCTACCAGCTCTGCCATGCCCTTAGAT TTCTACATGAGAACCAGCTGACCCACACAGACTTGAAGCCAGAGAACATCCTGTTTGTgaattctgagtttgaaaccCTCTACAATGAGCACAAG AGCTGCGAGGAGAAGTCAGTGAAGAACACCAGCATCCGAGTGGCAGATTTTGGCAGTGCCACATTTGACCATGAACATCACACCACCATTGTGGCCACCCGTCACTACCGCCCACCTGAGGTGATCCTCG AGCTGGGCTGGGCACAGCCCTGTGATGTCTGGAGTATTGGCTGCATTCTCTTTGAGTACTACCGTGGCTTTACACTCTTCCAG ACCCATGAAAATAGAGAACACTTGGTTATGATGGAGAAGATCCTAGGACCTATCCCATCACACATGATCCACCGTACCAG GAAGCAGAAATATTTCTACAAAGGGGGCCTGGTTTGGGATGAGAACAGCTCTGATGGGCGGTATGTGAAGGAGAACTGCAAACCTCTGAAG AGTTACATGCTCCAGGACTCCCTGGAGCATGTGCAGCTGTTTGACCTGATGAGGAGGATGTTAGAGTTCGACCCTGCTCAGCGCATCACATTGGCAGAAGCCTTGCTGCACCCCTTCTTTGCTGGTCTGACCCCTGAGGAGCGGTCCTTCCACAGCAGCCGTAACCCCAGCAGATGA